In a single window of the Micromonospora inositola genome:
- a CDS encoding DUF3052 domain-containing protein → MSATAGQAADGVRSLADRFGIEPGMVVMEMGYDDDVDQDLRDALTDRCGELVDEDTDEVVDSVLVWYRDGDGDLFELLVDALGPLADNGVVWLLTPKAGRDGHVEPSEVAESAQTAGLQQTSTINAGRDWSGARLVLRRGSKAKK, encoded by the coding sequence GTGAGCGCGACCGCTGGTCAGGCCGCCGACGGGGTACGCAGCCTGGCGGACCGGTTCGGGATCGAGCCGGGGATGGTCGTCATGGAGATGGGGTACGACGACGATGTCGACCAGGATCTCCGGGACGCCCTGACCGACCGCTGTGGAGAGCTGGTCGACGAGGACACCGACGAGGTGGTCGACTCGGTGCTCGTCTGGTACCGCGACGGCGACGGTGATCTCTTCGAGCTTCTCGTCGACGCCCTCGGGCCGCTGGCCGACAACGGGGTGGTGTGGCTCCTGACGCCCAAGGCGGGGCGGGACGGCCACGTCGAGCCGAGCGAGGTCGCGGAGAGTGCGCAGACCGCCGGCCTCCAGCAGACCTCCACCATCAACGCGGGCCGCGACTGGAGCGGCGCGCGCCTGGTGCTCCGGCGCGGGTCCAAGGCGAAGAAGTAG
- a CDS encoding TetR/AcrR family transcriptional regulator produces MSRVSQAQAQENRQRVVAAASRMFREKGTAVSIADLMKAVGLTHGGFYKQFASKEALVDEAIAHAFAEQAAHSAVTLVEHEAARRTLIEHYLSVWHRDHAGDGCPVSGFAADLGREPDQAARAHHVYINAVRNRAAQLATGDDDGMAQLCTMVGALVLARATRGNPLSEELLQAARTALTESGTGQSEPQQRTD; encoded by the coding sequence ATGAGCCGCGTGTCCCAGGCGCAAGCACAGGAGAACCGGCAGCGCGTCGTAGCCGCCGCCTCCCGGATGTTCCGCGAGAAGGGCACCGCGGTCAGCATCGCCGACCTGATGAAGGCCGTCGGGCTCACCCATGGCGGGTTCTACAAGCAGTTCGCCTCCAAGGAGGCCCTGGTCGACGAGGCCATCGCCCACGCCTTCGCCGAGCAGGCGGCACACTCGGCGGTGACGCTCGTGGAGCACGAGGCCGCCCGCCGGACGCTGATCGAGCACTACCTCTCGGTCTGGCACCGCGATCACGCCGGAGACGGCTGCCCCGTCTCCGGATTCGCCGCTGACCTGGGGCGCGAGCCCGACCAGGCCGCCCGCGCCCACCACGTCTACATCAACGCGGTACGGAACCGCGCCGCTCAGCTGGCCACCGGCGACGACGACGGCATGGCCCAGCTCTGCACCATGGTCGGTGCCCTCGTCCTCGCCCGCGCCACCCGGGGCAACCCGCTCTCCGAAGAACTGCTGCAGGCCGCGCGCACGGCTCTCACCGAGAGCGGCACCGGGCAGTCCGAACCGCAGCAGCGCACGGACTGA
- a CDS encoding peroxiredoxin, which translates to MTIEVGAEAPDFVLKDQNNQEVRLSDFRGKRTVLLVFYPLAFTGICQGELCEVRDNLNEYVNDDVQVLTVSVDSVYAHKIWADREGYQFPLLADFWPHGAVAQAYGVFNDVAGIANRGTFVIDKAGVVRFAEMNMPGEARDQQGWRKALAETAAA; encoded by the coding sequence ATGACCATCGAGGTTGGCGCCGAGGCGCCGGACTTCGTGCTGAAGGACCAGAACAACCAGGAGGTCCGGCTCTCCGACTTCCGCGGCAAGCGCACCGTGCTGCTGGTCTTCTACCCGCTCGCCTTCACCGGCATCTGCCAGGGCGAGCTGTGCGAGGTGCGGGACAACCTCAACGAGTACGTCAACGACGACGTCCAGGTGCTGACCGTCAGCGTCGACTCGGTCTACGCCCACAAGATCTGGGCCGACCGGGAGGGCTACCAGTTCCCGCTGCTGGCCGACTTCTGGCCGCACGGCGCGGTGGCCCAGGCGTACGGCGTCTTCAACGACGTCGCGGGCATCGCCAACCGGGGCACCTTCGTGATCGACAAGGCTGGCGTGGTCCGCTTCGCCGAGATGAACATGCCGGGCGAGGCGCGGGACCAGCAGGGCTGGCGCAAGGCGCTCGCCGAGACCGCCGCCGCGTGA
- a CDS encoding NmrA family NAD(P)-binding protein: MVASNLVLIPGAGGVGRTVFEQLRAQDVPVRFMVRREDERAAELRALGAEVVIGDLTRPETVAAALQGVARMYFAMPVSPDHLLAATVVATVAREYGKLEALVDLSQMTVSQMTATSTEESHQQRLHWLAEQVFNWSGLPVVHIRPTAFLDTPLFTTMAARSIQENGTIALPFGTGRTSPVAVGDVARVIATVLRDPAPHIGQVYELTGPQSVDMTELAAEFSRALDRQVSYVDVPLDRWQTQGLSRMGLPPHVEQHIATMAQLHRDNRYDRTADGVERVTGIPPQSIEAFVAARRDFYLG; encoded by the coding sequence ATGGTTGCCAGCAACCTTGTTCTCATCCCCGGTGCCGGCGGCGTGGGCCGTACGGTCTTCGAGCAATTGCGCGCTCAGGATGTGCCGGTGCGTTTCATGGTCCGTCGCGAGGACGAGCGTGCGGCTGAGCTGCGGGCGCTCGGCGCGGAGGTCGTCATCGGTGACCTGACCCGGCCCGAGACGGTAGCGGCCGCGCTGCAGGGCGTGGCGCGGATGTACTTCGCGATGCCCGTGTCGCCGGACCACCTGCTGGCGGCGACCGTGGTGGCCACCGTGGCACGGGAGTACGGGAAGCTGGAGGCCCTGGTCGACCTGTCGCAGATGACGGTGTCGCAGATGACCGCCACCAGCACCGAGGAGTCGCACCAGCAGCGGCTGCACTGGCTGGCGGAGCAGGTATTCAACTGGTCCGGCCTGCCCGTGGTGCACATCCGGCCGACGGCGTTCCTGGACACTCCGCTGTTCACCACGATGGCGGCGCGGTCGATTCAGGAGAACGGCACGATCGCGCTGCCGTTCGGCACCGGACGCACCTCGCCGGTCGCCGTGGGCGACGTCGCCCGGGTCATCGCCACCGTGCTCCGCGACCCGGCTCCGCACATCGGGCAGGTCTACGAGCTGACCGGGCCACAGTCGGTCGACATGACGGAGCTGGCCGCGGAATTCTCTCGGGCGCTGGATCGTCAGGTGTCCTATGTGGACGTGCCGCTGGACCGGTGGCAGACCCAGGGGCTCTCCAGGATGGGCCTGCCGCCGCACGTCGAACAGCACATCGCCACCATGGCCCAGCTGCACCGGGACAACCGTTACGACCGTACGGCCGACGGCGTCGAGCGCGTGACGGGCATCCCGCCCCAGTCGATCGAGGCGTTCGTGGCCGCCCGCAGGGACTTCTACCTGGGCTGA